Proteins encoded together in one Calditrichota bacterium window:
- a CDS encoding aminotransferase class V-fold PLP-dependent enzyme, with translation MPVEPEAWLKASLIFDRRPEAYHPEVEEAVRKAMETARNWRAGAADESDFTAIEEGARSAIRAAFGLTDDMRIVFTSSVEEARNQLTKGLAWAADDFRREIVSVDGDSTGFEESAIWCERWGFKSVVLPLNRVGGVNFPEIERAITPRTAVVAFEAATPGSLHQRLPEIRKVLLCAEKSDAETVVDASLDIAARGCIRLAPEGHIDRSIIGRYSMICDGSVLGAPTGVAFFALRSGARFGPLISGGTEQDGLRGGRMNPALIAGLGAAARVYSTRGDVETGHLETLRNNAVKELKRRLPDAVIPKVEAPLPGGLTVIVGGVEGEAVVMLARQRGLAIATGSACQSRIGKPSPALLAAGFSPEEANGALHLAFRLSQTTDDVVRAVAILADVVGQLRQMAGR, from the coding sequence ATGCCGGTGGAGCCGGAGGCGTGGCTGAAGGCTTCGCTTATCTTCGACCGCCGGCCGGAGGCTTATCACCCGGAAGTTGAGGAAGCGGTTCGCAAGGCGATGGAGACCGCCCGGAACTGGCGCGCAGGGGCTGCTGACGAGTCGGACTTCACAGCCATCGAAGAGGGCGCCCGGAGCGCCATCCGCGCAGCATTCGGCCTGACCGATGACATGCGGATCGTCTTCACCTCTTCTGTTGAGGAGGCTCGCAATCAACTGACCAAAGGTCTCGCCTGGGCTGCGGATGACTTCCGGCGCGAGATCGTCTCTGTCGATGGGGACTCGACCGGCTTCGAGGAGTCGGCTATCTGGTGCGAAAGGTGGGGATTCAAGTCGGTCGTCTTGCCGCTCAACCGGGTTGGAGGAGTCAACTTCCCGGAGATCGAGCGAGCCATTACCCCCCGAACCGCCGTTGTTGCTTTCGAGGCTGCCACCCCGGGAAGCCTCCATCAGCGGCTGCCGGAGATCCGTAAGGTGCTCCTATGCGCAGAGAAGTCGGACGCTGAAACGGTCGTAGATGCGAGCCTTGACATTGCAGCGCGCGGGTGCATCAGGCTTGCTCCCGAGGGACATATCGATCGGTCAATCATCGGTCGCTATTCGATGATTTGCGACGGCTCGGTCCTTGGCGCTCCGACTGGAGTAGCGTTCTTCGCGCTCCGCTCGGGTGCCCGGTTTGGGCCGCTCATCAGCGGCGGAACGGAACAGGATGGCTTGCGCGGCGGGCGAATGAATCCGGCACTAATAGCCGGCCTGGGGGCTGCTGCGAGAGTCTATTCCACTCGTGGCGACGTCGAAACAGGGCACCTTGAGACCTTGCGTAATAATGCTGTCAAGGAACTGAAGAGGCGACTTCCCGATGCCGTTATTCCCAAGGTTGAGGCACCGCTTCCGGGCGGGTTGACAGTCATCGTCGGAGGGGTGGAAGGCGAAGCCGTGGTTATGCTGGCCCGTCAGCGAGGGCTTGCCATAGCCACCGGATCGGCCTGTCAATCGCGGATTGGGAAGCCTTCTCCCGCCCTGCTGGCAGCAGGCTTTTCGCCGGAGGAAGCCAACGGTGCCCTGCATCTTGCGTTCCGTCTCAGCCAAACAACCGACGATGTGGTTCGTGCCGTTGCGATTCTCGCGGACGTAGTCGGTCAATTGAGACAGATGGCAGGACGATGA